GAAAACATAAGATTCAAACTTGCATTATTCAAAGAACATGTACTAAACAAAAACCAAGACTATGAGGCAAACAAATAGATTACTGAAAATGAGATGCATTTAGTCATTTACGAAGCTATGTCATATCATGTGTCCTCTGACTCGGCTCAAAAATCTAGATATTTAGAAGAGCGTCAATGTTCCTTTTCCCTTGTGGTCCTTTCGTATACCATAACGACACATAGTCTCCATAATAAACCTCGCGGTACCTGGGAGGGGATGATGCTCTCAGAAGCTTCAAAGCGGGGGATATTTTTGCTGTCTTGCCTGGGTCATGGAATGTTGCAAAGGAAAGCCTCGAGTTGCTCGAATTAGTTATGGCTCGATGTATGGCACTCTTGTACTGACCATTGGTTATAATCTGCAACCAATACCAAATTTATAAGATATAATGTTCAACCAAATATAATATGTTTCTTCAAACAAAATGACTGGAATTAATATGGTTCAGAATTCCATTTCTGATTCTGAGAGAataaaaaatgaacaaaaacttGGCCCCAGTTTCAAGTCAGCGCAACACCCAAAACCAACTTAAAATTTCTAATGTTTATCATGAAATAAGCACTACATGAGAATAGAAAATAAGTGATGAAATAAAAAGTTCAAGGAAACTAACACAAAATGGAAATGACCCCTGTCAAAATTGATGAAAACATGGTTTACACTAACATAAATTATTGATTTCGCCAGAGATGTTTCTCCTTAAAATGACAATTTACATGATGATGGAGATAATGACAACAAGCTCTGAAAGAAGCATTACCTCAGTTTGGTCAGCCAAAATAACAACAATAGCATCCGACAAAGGATGCACAGTGAACCACTCAGAGTCTTTGTAGACCTCAAGACCCTCAACATGGTCCTGAATCAACAGTGTAATTACACCCATATCGGAATGGGATTGGAGACCTAGTGTAAG
The DNA window shown above is from Euphorbia lathyris chromosome 1, ddEupLath1.1, whole genome shotgun sequence and carries:
- the LOC136200806 gene encoding jasmonate-induced oxygenase 4-like isoform X2; the protein is MDQMRNAGLTFFNDCPLQEKLKYAGDPTSVASEGYGSKMLVNNGGTLDWRDYFDHHTLPLSRRNCSRWPQFPPNYREVVCKYSDEMKVLAQRLLGIISESLGLSSSCIEDVVGDFYQNITVSYYPPCPRPDLTLGLQSHSDMGVITLLIQDHVEGLEVYKDSEWFTVHPLSDAIVVILADQTEIITNGQYKSAIHRAITNSSNSRLSFATFHDPGKTAKISPALKLLRASSPPRYREVYYGDYVSLWYTKGPQGKRNIDALLNI